GTCGCCCATCTGATGGCCATAGCCATCGTTGTATTTCTTGAAGTGATCGACGTCGATCATGATCAGGCTCAGGTGCTCGCCGGAACGTGCCTCACGTCCCCACTCGGCGGCCAGACGGGTATCAAACGCACGCCGGTTGGCCACCCCGGTCAACCCATCCTGCTGCGCCATGCGGCCCAGCTCCACATTCGCATCCAGCAACTGTTCATTGGCCGCATTGAGCGCCTGCTGGGCTGCTTCGAGTTCATCGATGTTCTGCAGCAGCTTCTCCTCAAACGCCTTGCGTTCGGAGATGTCGCGCATGACCCAGGTAAACACGCGCTTGCCGCCAAAGTGGATTTCGCTGACGGTGAGCTCCATGGGAAAGCTGGTGCCATCGCGACGCTGACCCAGTACCTCAATGCGCTGACCCAGCACCCTGCCCGTTTGCTCGCCTGTCTCGATATAGCGCTCAAAGGCAGCACGCTGCTGTGCCGCCAGCGGCGGCGGCAACAACATGGAGGCGGGCTGGCTCATGACCTTGTGGAGGCCGTAGCCGAATACATCGGCCACTGCGGGGTTGAGCAGTTCCACTTTGCCGGCTTCGTTGATCACCACGATCGCGTCCTGCACGCTCTCCAGTATGGAGTTGAGCAGCGCATCCTCTTCCACCATCTTGGCTTCCATGGCGCGCACTTCAGAAAGATCGTGCAGTACGGCTGCGGTAAAGGTGGGCGGTTTGCCCTGCATGCGCGGTGCGACGATCAGCTGGCGCATGTCGATGATGCGGCCGTCCGGCGAGACCCACTGGGTTTCGCCCTGCCAGCTGCCTTCGGCCAGGGCCTTGGGAATACCCACATTGCTGATCAGCTGGTACGACCACTCGGTATAGCCATCACGTTTGGTGAAGCCCTTCAGGGATGCGTCCGGTGCCAGCTGGAACAGCCGGCGACCGGCGGCGTTGAGGTAGATCACGTCACCATCCAGCGAGGTCATGCGGACGATATCGGGCAGGTTCTCAATCACCGCTTCCAGTCGATCGCGCTCGATCTCCAGTTGTTTCTGCTCGCTGATATCGTAGGCAATCCCCATGGAGCCGATCACCCTGCCCTCGGCGTCGAGCCGTGGCGACATGGTGAGACTCACAGGAAACGCACTGCCATCCTGACGGATGTAGGTCCACTCGCGTTCCACCTGGCGCCCTTGCAGGCCCAGAGCAAAAACCTGTGCGTTCGGCTCCACGTGCATGCCTAGTTGTTCCCCGACTTCCATGGCATAGCGGGCCAGTTCGGTGTTGTCGTGGAACAGCAAGGGCGTATGCAGGCCGATCACATCCGCTGCACGGTAGCCGAGCATGCGTTCAGCGGCCTTGTTGAACAGTGTGATCAGGCCATCGGCATCGGCCGCGATGATGGCGTAGGGCGATGAGTCGAAGATGTTGCGCTGCAAGGCCTCGCTGGCTGCCAGAGCCAGTTCCGATTGCTTGCGGCTGGTGATGTTGCGACTGGTGAGCGTCACCCCCCAGCCCATCGGAACGACGCGGTTCTCATACCACCCCGGTGCCAGGCCCTCATGATCGTGGCGAACTTCTTCGGCAAACGGCATGCCGGTTTCAATCGCCCTGATATAGCGGTCGAAGTACTCGGCGCGACGGGTCGGAAACAGTTCGGACTGAAGCTTGCCGATGAACTGCTCGCGCGAGCGCCCCACGGCGGACAAAGCCTCGGGGTTGGCCTCGATGTAAAGGAAATCGACAATCTTGTCCGCCGGGTCCTTCACGGCTTCCATGACGAAAACAGCATCCAGACTGCCCGCAAAGACGCTGCGGAACAGCTCCTCACTGCGTGCAACGCGCGTCTGGATACGCGCCATTTCCGTGACATCCCGGGCAAACAGGATAGCGCCCGTGCGACGGCCAGCCTCGTCCAGCAAGGGGGCGAAGGAGCAATCGAACACCCGCCGCATTGCGCCAAGCAGAATGCGTAGCTGCTTTGGCTTGCCTTGGAGTGCCAAGCCAAAGCTCGATTGCAGGGCATTGCGATCAGCCGGGTGGCCGGCCAGCCACTCCAGGAACGATTCGCCCACTTCGGGCACGTCGTTGAACACCATGCCGAAGGCCTGGCCCAAGGCGGGGTTGGACAACAACACCTGCCAGTCGTTATCCACCGCCAGAATCGCATCGCCACTACCGGTCACCACGCCATTGACCAACTGCAAGGCACCCGCCAGCCGCGATTCGTGTTCCTTGCTGGCCTGAATATCGGCCAGACTCAGCACCACGCCGGTTTCCGCCGAACCGCTATCCGGCACGCCAGAGAACAGGCAACTCACCCAGCGACGGCGCCCATCCGGTAGACGCAGCTGCAGATCCAGCGGCTCAGCCTGGGCTTGCTGGACAAAGCGATGCAAACTGGCCTGCAAGCGCTCGCGGTCTGCATGGTCCAGCACCGACCACCAGCCGACACCCTGTGAAAGTTCCAGGCTCAGGCCGGTAAGCTCGGTCCAGGCATCGTTGCTGTACTGCGCGTCGAACTGACCATCCAGCATGATGACCGCCACTGGTGCCTGGGCCAGCAGTGCCTGGAAGGCCGCCTGGCGATGGCGCCGGCCCTGGCGGCGTACGGACATATTGGCAATGACCATGGCCGCCAGACAGGCAAGCATGACAGCGCCCGCCGTGACGATGATCTGGGTACGGACCAGCGGCGCCTTGAGCTTGCTCATGGCTTCGGCATCCTGGTGCATCACCAGATACCAGTCCCCCTGCCTGGCCGGGGTCACGAACGGCAGCCGCAGCAAGACCTTGTCGCCCTGCGTGAGCGGCGCGCGCGGTGCCATCTGGCGATAGCTCCAGGTAGCCTGATCAAGCACAAGATTGCCCGCCGCCCCGGATGACTGCAGCAGCTTCCACAACGCGGGATCGCGCTCACTCAAGGTGCGACCGGTGCCCGCCTGGATACCGAAGTTGTCTTCAATCCGTCCGCCCAGCAACCATTGACCACGGGCGTCGAACAGCATCAGTTGCCCGCGTTCGCGGGTGGAGTGCTCCAGTCGGGTGAGTGCCGGAGTAACCAGCAGATTGACTACCAGCACCGCCCGTTTGACGCCCGCCGCATCGTAAACCGGCGTCGAGAAGCGGATCACCGGTTTGAGTGGGCGCTCCAGACGTCCCCGTTCGACATTCAGGTCCAGCGACGAGAGGAATATTCGCCCCCGCGAGAGATTGACGGCATCACGGAAGTAATCGTGTCCCCGTTTGTCCTGCAGGCTGATCGCCGGCACCGGATAGGGGTCGCCACGATTGAGGTTGACGCGCAGGCGCTCCTTGCCCTGCAGATCCAGCAGCCGGATCTGGTCGTAGACGGGCTTGAAGCGCATCAGGCTCAGAAAGTGATCTGCGTGCTCGGCCCAGCGCTCGGCGGGTTCGCCGAGGGTAACGGCCAGCGTTGGATCATTTGCCAGCATCATCAGGTCGGCACCGCCATCGAGCAGGGTCGATGACAATTCCTGATGTACCCGCAGCAGTATCCGCTCATTACGTGCCTGCAGTTCCTCGTGCATGACCTGCTGTTGGTGATGCCACCACCACCAGGAGGCCCCCAGCGCGAGGACGAGCAGAGGCAGCAGCGTACTCACCAGGCTGCGCAGCCAGTGACGGCGTTGGGACAGGTAAAGGTCAGCCTGCATCAGAAAAACTTTGCAATCGTACGCATCCAGTATCGGCGAATCGCCGTGTAGCCGCAGGCTTACGTCACGCGCGGCGATTCAAACAATCAGTATGGCGCAACACCTCCGGCCTAAGTCACGCCGTTACCCGCCGCGCTGGCGGCACCCGGCGGTGGTCTGCAGACGCATTAGCCACTCCAAACAATATAGAACCGTCGCCGCCTGCTTGCCGGCCATCGGCGGGGGTTTACACAGAGGCCATTCACTACATAAAATACCGATCAGTATGCTTATTGGAGATCCGGTCTTGAACCGCGCAGCCAACCCCTCCGCCCAGCTTGACATCCACGGTGCCCGCCAACAGGCCATCGCTGCACTGCGCACGCTCAGTGCAGGCCGATCTGTTGCCGACATCAGTTATGGCGAAATCGCCAGCGAAACCGGCCTGCCCTGGCAAACCGTGAAACGCCTGCTCGGTCCGCGGGAAGCGTTTGCGGAACTGCTCAATGGCGACGGCGTGCAACCCGTCGATACGCGAGACCGCATTCTCGATGCCGCGGCACGTGTGTTTGCCCGCAAGGGATTCCTTGCTGCATCGCTCGATGAGGTGGCCGCCGATACCGGGCTGACCAAGGGTGCGGTGTACTGGCACTTCAAGAGCAAGAACGAGTTGTTCTTTGCCCTGCTCGATAGCCGCTTCCAGCAAGAGTTCGATCAGCACCTGCCCGAAGCCATGGCACGTGATGCCGCCTACACCGACCCACGCGATGCCCTCAAGGCTTTGCTGGGCGGGGTGGTAGACCGTGTGGAGCACGACCCCGACTGGCCACGCCTGTTTCTGGAGTTCATGGGCCAGGCGCGGGAGCCGGAAATCCGCGAGCGTCTGGCACGCGCCTATCAGGACTCCTGGCGCCTCTCCGCCGGGCTGATTGCCCAGCAACACCAGGCCCGTGGCCATACGCCGCCGGCCGATCCCGAACTGATGGCCGTGTTCTGGAGCGCGCTGATGGACGGCCTGATCATGGCCTGGATGATCAACCCCGAACGCATCAAGCTCGATGCCCTCATGCCCCGCATCGTGGACATGCTCTGGCAAGGGCTCAATCCCGCCGCACCGTCGGCCACCGAATCCCCCGTATCCCCAGCTTCCACAAGGAGTAAGCCATGAACGCTCGCCTCCCCCGTTTCAGTCGTCGCACGCTTGCCATCAGCATCGGTGTGGCGCTACTGGTTGGCACCGTAGCGGTCACTCAGACCAGCCGCGCCGCACCCGAAGACAAAAAGAAGGACAAAACCCCGGTCGTGCTGGAGCTGGCCAACTCCGATGTCGTCAAGGTCATGGACGTGAATCTCATCCAGCCGCTGGCTTTGTCGGGCACGCTGACCCCGGTACGTCAGACCGTGATCAATGCCGAAGTGGAAGGCGCACTGGCTGAGGTGCTGGTTCGTCCCGGCGATTCCGTCAAGGCGGGTCAGGTGCTGGCGCGCTTCGAGACCAGCGATCTGGGTAACCAGCTTGCCATGCGCCAGGCCAGTTTCGAGCGCTCGCGCGCTGAACTGCAACTGGCCGAGAAAAACCGCGACCGCAATGCAAACCTGATTAAGCAAGGCTTCATTTCATCGAATGCCTTTGACGTGAGCGAAAGCTCGCTGTCAGTGGCCGTGGCACAGCACAAGGCGGATGCCGCGGCACTGGGTCTGGCACGCAAAGCCATGAACGACAGCGCCGTACGCGCGCCCATCAGCGGCATTGTGGCCGAGCGCAAAGTAGAGCCCGGCACACGCGTGGGCATCAATCAACGCCTGTTCAGCGTGGTGGACCTGGGCGAGATGGAGTACGAAGCGGCGGTGCCGGTGAGCGCGCTGGCTAGCGTCAAGCTTGGCCAGGATGTGACGCTGACCATCGACGGTTTTGCCCAGGATGCACTCAAGGGCCGGGTCGAACGCATCGCGCCGGTGGCCGATAGCGCCTCGCGCATGGTGTCGGTGTATATCCGGATCAAGAACCCTGATCACCTGCTCAAGGGGGGCATGTTTGCCCGTGGCCAGTTGGCTGTGGCACGTGCCGAGCATGCAGCGACGCTGCCTTTCGGTGCGATCCGCGATATGGAAACGAGCGCGCCTTATGTCATGGCGGTCGAGAATGGCAAGGCAGTACGCAAGCCCGTCACGCTTGGCATCCTCAATGACCTGAGCAAGGAAGCGGCGATCCGCAGCGGCGTGACGGCCGGCGCCACCGTGATCATCGCCAAGGTGGAAAACGTGAAGGCTGGCCAGCAGGTGAAGCTGCCCGGCGCCACGCAACCCGCCAAGTCCTGATTCCCGCCCTGACAGACCCGGCTCCCTGACGGATGCGGCTTCCGAGGAAGTCACATCCGCAGGGGTGACGGCGTACGCGACAAAACAAACCGCCGGCCCTGCCGGCATGGGGATGCAACCATGTGGTTTACCCGCATCAGTATCAAAAACCCGGTCCTCGCCACCATGATGATGCTGGCGCTGGTGGTGCTTGGGCTGTTTGCCTACAAGCAACTGCCGGTCGAGGAAATGCCGGACATCAAGTTCCCGTTCGTGGTGGTGGTTACCGCCTATCCGGGTGCCTCTCCCGAGATTGTCGAGAACGAAATCTCCCGCCCGGTCGAGGACAAGCTCGTCACCCTGCCTGGTATCAAGCATGTGACATCCGACTCGTACAACGGCCAGTCGGTCGTCGTGGCCGAGTTCGAGCTGAACACCGATAACGAGAAAGCCCTGCGCGATGTGCGCGAAATGGTGGATGAGGCCAAGGTCGAGTTCCGTAACGAAATTCTCGAGCCGCGCATTTTCCAGGCCCGCAACGATGATCGCCCGACCATCTCGGTAGCACTGGCCAGCGACAAGCTGACCCCGCGCCAGATGACCACCCTGGCAGATCAGAACATTCGTCGCGAGTTCCAGACCATCAAGGGCGTGGGCAGTGCCACCATCGTTGGCGGCGTTGAACGCAAGGTCCGCGTGGAACTGAACCCCGAGCGCCTGCGTGCACTGGGCGTCGGTGTGGATCAGGTCATCAGCACCTTGCGCAGTGAAAACCGCGAAGTACCCATCGGCAATATCGAGTTCGACAAGACCGAGCGCGTGGTGCAGATCAAGGGCCGCATCCGCGATGCCGACGATTTCCGCCACATGGTCGTCGCCCGCAACAACGGCCAGATCATCACCCTGGGCCAAGTCGCCAAGATCGAGGATGGCGAAGACGAGATGCAGTCGCTATCGCTCGTGGATGGCAAGCGCGCGATCTCGATTGATATCCGCAAAATTGATGGCGCCAATACGATTGAGGTCACCGATGCCGTCAAGACCGCCGTCGACAAGCTCAACGAGGAATACCTGAGCCAGGGCCTGAAACTGCAGGTCGTCAACGACACCTCCATCGGTATCCGTCGCTCGCTCAGCGATGTGACTCACACCCTGTTTGAAGGTGCGCTGCTCACCGTGCTGATCGTGTGGCTGTTCCTGGGTTCCTGGCGCTCCACCGTGATTACCGGCCTGACACTGCCGGTCGCACTGATCGGTACCTTCTTCTTCCTTCAGGCCTTCGGCTTCACGCTCAATGTGATGACGATGATGGCGCTATCGCTGTGTATCGGTCTCTTGATTGACGATGCCATCGTGGTGCGCGAGAACATCGTGCGCCATATCGAGATGGGCAAGGGCCACTATGAAGCCGCCATGGATGGCACAGCGGAAATCGGTCTGGCCGTGCTCGCCACCACCCTGACCATCGTGGCCGTGTTCCTGCCCGTGGGTTTCATGGGCGGCATCCTCGGCAAGTTCTTCTACCAGTTCGGTATCGCGGTCTGTGCCTCGGTGCTGATCTCGATGTTTGTGTCGTTCACCCTGGACCCGATGCTCAGTTCGATCTGGCACGACCCGCACGTCCACGGCATGGGCCACAAGGGCCTGCTGGGCAAAATTCTCGACAAGTTCGAGAAGCTGCAGGACCGCGTTGCCGATGCCTATGGCCGCACTATCGCCTGGGTACTCAGCGAGAACCGTATCGGCGTGCCCAAGTATGTGGTCATCCCGCTGGCCGTCATCGGCCTGCCGATCACGCTGCTGGCACTGGCTACACGGCCGCGTGCCCGTGCCTGGCTGAAGTCGGGCTTCAAGGGTCGTCCTAGCTGGTCGCATCGCTTCATCGTGGTGCTCGGCGGCCTCGCCTCCTTCGTGCTCGCGCTGGCCATCCCGGCCACGCAGATGGTGCAGACCGAGTTCATCCCCAAGGCGGACGTCGGCCGTATCTTCATCGATTACCGCACCCCCATCGGCACGGCGCTCGAGTACACCGAGGCCAAGGCCCATCAGGTGGAAGCGGCCCTGCGTGAGTTCAAGGAGATCAAGGAGCTCTACACCACGGTCAGTTCCGACAGCAAGCACATCGCTTTCGTCTCCATCAAGCTTGTGGACAAGGATCAGCGTGAGCGCGGCCAGGAAGAGCTGGTCAAGCTGATGCGTGAGCGGATCGAACGGGTTGCGGGTATTGAAGTCCGTTACGTTCGTGGCGCCAGCGGTGGTGGTGGCGATGCCCCCATCTCCATCCAGGTACAGGGTAAGGATCTCGAAGAACTCAAGCGCATTGCAGAGAACATCGCCGAGCGACTCAAGACCGTGCCGCACCTGACCGATGTGCAAACCAGCCTGCGTGCGGCCAAGCCAGCCGTGGACATCGAGGTAGACCGCGAAATGGCGGCCAAGGTGGGTCTCTCCATCGGCCAGATCGGCAGCGCCCTGCGCCCGCTGATTGCCGGTGACGAAATCACCACCTGGGTGGGACCCGATGGCGAGAACTACGACGTGATCCTGCGCCTGCCCAAGTCCAACCGCCGGGTGGCCGAAGATCTGGCTGACCTGCCGATTGCCAGCCGCGATATCGACCCGCGCACCGGCCAGCAAACCATGGTGCCGCTGGGCCAGGTGGCACAGGTGAAGGAGAGCGGCACATCCACGCTGATCAAGCGCCGTGACCAGTACCGTAACGTCACCATCACCGCCAATGTGGACGGCGTGCCTGTAGGTTCGGTGCAGGCTGATGTGAAGAAGGTGCTCGATGGCATCCAGATGCCACCGGGTTACCGGCAGGTGCAGGAAGGCGATGCCGAGTTCATGAAGGAATCGGCAGGCTATGCCGCCATCGCCATGGGCATCGGCATGATGTTCATCTTCCTGATCCTGGCCTCGCAGTTCAGCAGCGTGTTCCAGCCACTGGCCATCATGACCTCGCTGCCGCTCTCGCTGCTGGGTGTGTTCCTTGCCTTGTGGCTGTGGGGCAGCACGCTGAACCTGTTCTCCATCATCGGCGTGATCATGCTGATGGGTCTGGTCACCAAGAACGCGATCCTGCTGATCGACTTCGTCAACCGGCTGCGCGCCGAGGGCATGGACCGCTTCAACGCCATGATCGAAGCCGGCCGCATCCGCCTGCGTCCGATCCTGATGACCACCTTCGCCATGATCGGCGGCATGCTGCCGCTGGCCCTGGCGCTGGGCGAAGGCTCGGAACAACGTGCACCGATGGCCCACGCCATCATCGGCGGCGTGATCAGCTCCACCGTGCTGACGCTGGTGGTGGTGCCGGTGGTGTTCACCTATCTGGATGACTTCAGCATCTGGCTGCTGCACTTCTTCAAACGCGGCCGGCATGCCGCACCGGTGGATCACACGATCGATCTGATCGAACAGCCGGGTACGGGCCGTTAAGCCACAACAGGCGCGGCTTCGGCCGTGCCTGACTGCCTGGCGGACCTCCCCCGTTCAGCCACAAAAAACCACGGTTCGTCGCATAAGCTCAACAGGCCCGGCTGGTACGCTCTACCATCCGGGCCTGATTGTTTGCGGACAGGCCGCAAACCCGCTAACAATAAGGCTTTGCCCGGAGACCCCCATGCAGCTGATCAACGCGTTTACCGAACCCGCCAAGCTGTTTGACGAATTGCGCCAAAAGCCCAGTTTTGCCGTGCCGCTGGTACTGATGATCGTGATGGCCGTACTAGTCACCTACGCCTACTACGCCCGCGTGGATGGTGAATGGATGATCGAGCATATGGCCAACGCGGCCGGCACGCCCGCCGAACAGAAAATGATCCGCGACGGCATGTCGGTCGACATGATGAAATGGCCCTCGCTGATTGCGGCACCCATCGTGCTCGTGATCATGTACCTCCTCAGCGCCGTGTACTACACGCTTGCAGGCAAGGTTTGCGGCGTGGAAGGCCGCTTCTCGCAATGGTTCAGCTTTTCTTGCTGGTCCACCGTGCCTGCCCTGCTCGGGCTGCTTATCGCCCTGATCCAGGTGGCCATCATGCCGGCACAAACCCTGTGGTCGGATGTGTACCTGACCCACCTTGACCCGCTGTTTGGCGTGCTGCCGCTGAATCACCCCTGGAAAGGCTTCATGACATCGGTAGACCTGCTGATGGTCTGGAGTATTGGCCTGGGTGCTGTGGGCTGGCGCCAGTGGAGCCAGGGTGGCTGGGCACAAGCCATCATCGTGGCGAGCCTGCCTTCGGTGGTGATTTTTGGTATCTGGGCGACCGTCGTCGCCGTGATGAACTGATTCTGCGGTCATTTCTGGAAAACCCATGCGCCTGAACAAGAAATGGCTTGGCCTCGCCGCCATCGCCCTCGTCATCGTCGTACCCTTTGCAGTCAAAAGCCTCAACAGTGGCAAAGGCAAACCCGTGGACATGAGTCCGGTGGCCCAACAGGAAATCCGCCCCACCATTCTGGCCTCCGGTACGCTGGCCTTCCGCACCGAAGTGGCGCTGACGGCTGAAGTCACCGCCAAGGTACGCGAAGTCCTCGTTGTCGAAGGACAAGATGTGAAGGCTGGCGATGTGCTGCTGCGCCTTGATCCGCAAACCTACCAGAATGCGATTGCTCGCGAAGAAGCCGGCTTGCGCCAGAACACGATCGCCATCGAGCGCCAGCGCGTCGCCCTGGCCCTGCGCCAGAAGCAGTTCGAGCGAAATCGCAAGCTGTTTGAGGCCAAGATGATCGACGCCTCGAAGTTCGATGAAGAACGTAACCAGCTGCAACTCGCTGAAGTAGAACTGAAATCCAGCGAGGAAGCCGCGCGCCGGGCCAGTGCAGTGCTGGCCGAAGCGCGCGAACAACTACGCAAGACCGAGGTGCGCGCGCCCATCAGCGGCCGCGTCGTCGCCCTGCCGATCAAGGTGGGCGAAACCGCGATCCCGTCGACGATGAGCCTCGCCGGTGCGCAACTGATGACACTGGCCGATACCGGCGAGATCAAGGCCGAACTCAAGGTGGACGAAGGCGATATCGCCCGCGTCGGCGTAGGCCAGGCGGTTGATCTGTTTGCCGCTGCGTATCCCGATACCGCACTCAAGGGCAAGGTGGAGAAGATCGCCCTTGCACCTACGGTGGAAAACCAGGCGCGCGCCTACAAGGTGACCGTGACACTGAATCCCCCGGCGGATGTGAAGCTGCGCTCGGGCATGAGCTCGCGCGCGGAAATCTTCCTCAGCGATGGTCAGAAGCGCGTGGCGGTGCCGGTGGAGGCCGTGCTCACGGACGACAAGGACAGCAAGCAGATCAAGCGCTATGTGATTCTCGCCAAGGATGGCAAGGCCGAGCGCGTGGACGTGGAGACCGGCATCTCGGATGACCGCTGGCAGGAAATCACCAAGGGCATCAAGGTGGGCGACATGCTCGTCACCGGCCCAGGCAAGACGCTGCGTGATCTCAAGACCGGCGACAAGGTCTCGCAACGCCCGGCCGACGACAAGAAGAAGGACAAGTCCAAGGACGAGGCCAAGGCATGATCGAGCTCTCCGGCATCGTCAAACGCTACCGCATGGGCGAGGAAGAATTCTCGGCCCTGTCGGGCGTGGACCTGCATATCGCGCGCAACGAGTATGTGGCGCTCACCGGCCCGTCGGGTTCGGGCAAGTCCACGCTGATGAACCTGCTCGGTTGTCTGGATCGCCCCACCGAGGGCCGCTACGTGCTCAACGGCAGCGATGTCGCCACCCTGGACGACAACGCGCTGGCACAAATCCGTAATCGTGAAATCGGCTTCGTGTTCCAGAGCTTTCATCTGCTGCCGCGCCTCAATGTGCTGATGAACGTAGCTCAGCCATTGGTCTATCGCGGCCTGCCACCGGCCGAGCGCGAACGCCGCGCGGCCGAGGCGCTCGATCGCGTGGGTCTGGCCAGCAAGCTCAAGCATCTGCCCAACCAGCTTTCGGGCGGCCAGCGCCAGCGCGTGGCAGTGGCACGGGCACTGGTCGGCAACCCGTCGATCCTGCTCGCCGACGAACCCACGGGGAATCTGGATACGCGCACTTCAGAGGAAATCATGGCACTCGTGGACGAACTGCACCGCGATGGCCAGACCGTGATCCTGGTCACGCATGAGGCGGATATTTCGGCCCACGCCGGCCGGGTGATCCGGCTGGTGGATGGCAAGATCGAGTCGGACGTGGCGCAGCAGCGCAAGGAGGCCGCATGTATCTCCTGATTGAATCGCTGCGAGCCGCCTGGCTGAACCTGATCGCCCACCGCCTGCGCAGCTTTTTGACCACGCTGGGCATTGTGATCGGCACCGCCTCGGTCGTCGCGGTCGTCGCGCTGATGCAGGGCTTTGCCGATTCGATCAAGTCGCAGTTCGCCGATCTGGGCGGTACGGCGCTGACGCTCAAAGCCAGCAATAACTTCGATAACTTCAACAGCGGCAATATCAACCGCCTCTCGCTGAGCGATATCGACCTGCTCCGGTACCGCGTCGAGGGCGTCACCCATGTCGCACCGGTGATGCAGGTGGTGTACGGCGGCACGGTGCGCTACCGCGGCCACTCGACTACGCCGCAGGTGTATGGCGTAAGTGCCGACTACGTATGGGTGGAGCGCCGGTTCCCCGAGTTCGGCCGCTTCCTCGTCGATAGCGACGACCAGGGCCGACGCCGCGTGGCCGTGATCGGCCCCAAGCTGCGCGATGACCTGAAGCTACCAGCCAACCCGGTGGGCGAGTTCATCCAGGTCGGCAGCGAGTGGTTCAAGATTGTCGGCATGATGGACAAGCGCGGTGAGATCTTCGGCTTCAGTCAAGATAACTACCTGATGATTCCGTTCGATGTAGGCCGCGCACTGCAAGGTCAGAACCGCCGCCTGATGTTCGAGTTGCGCTTTACCGTGGCCGACATTGCCGATATCGAACAGGCCAAGGAAAAGGTCAGCCGTGCCGTGCGCGCCGCCCACAAGATCAAACCGGGCAAGCCCGATGATTTCGAGGTGGAGTCTGCCGACCAACTCGCCAAGCAGTTCAGCCAGATCACCGGCATGGCCACGCTGGTACTGGGTGGCATTGTGGGTATCTCGCTGCTGGTGGGGGGTATCGGCATCATGACGGTGATGCTGGTCTCGGTGACAGAGCGCACCCGCGAGATCGGCATCCTCAAAGCCATCGGTGCCACGCGGCGCGATATCCTTGTCCAGTTCCTGCTCGAAGCCGGCATGCTCTCGCTGCTGGGTGGTGTGGTCGGCATCGTGATCGGCGTGGCGCTGGGCCACGGGATTGCAGCGCTGATTCCGAACTTCCCGCCCGCCTCGGTGCCCATCTTCGTGGCCATCGGCGCCGCACTGTTCTGTGCGCTAGTGGGGGTGTTGTTCGGCATCATGCCGGCCTCCAAGGCCGCGAATCTCGATCCGATTGAAGCATTGCGTTACGAATGATCCACCCTGCTGCCTAACGGCAGCAGGCTACTTGCCCCTTTACCCCTGAACCACCATGACAAAAGGTGACAACTCCATGAAAGCCACGCTGCTAGCTACCCTGATTGCCGCGAGCTTTGCCGCCCACGCTGCCGACACCGCCTACAAGGGTCTGGGTGCCGATAGCGTCAGTGCAGAGACGCTGGAAAAATTCCGCGCCAAGGCGCTCGATGCCGACCTGAGCCGCAAGGTGCAGTCGATTCTGGATCTGCGCGCCCCCGGTGGCGGTGTTCTGAGCCCCGACGGCAAGTCGCTGTACTTTGGCTGGCGCGTCACCGGCACGCCGCAGATCTGGCGCATTGACGGCCCGCAAGCCTTCCCCGTGCAGATGACTGGCGGTGAAGACGCCACCAACCTCGCCGACATCTCGGCTGACGGAAAATGGCTGGTTGTCCAGCGCGACCGCAAGGGCGAAGAGAACCCCGGCCTGTATCTGCAAAACCCAAAGGGCGGTGAGCTGATCCCCATCCAGCACATCAAGGGCGTGCA
The nucleotide sequence above comes from Chitinimonas sp. BJYL2. Encoded proteins:
- a CDS encoding ABC transporter permease; the protein is MYLLIESLRAAWLNLIAHRLRSFLTTLGIVIGTASVVAVVALMQGFADSIKSQFADLGGTALTLKASNNFDNFNSGNINRLSLSDIDLLRYRVEGVTHVAPVMQVVYGGTVRYRGHSTTPQVYGVSADYVWVERRFPEFGRFLVDSDDQGRRRVAVIGPKLRDDLKLPANPVGEFIQVGSEWFKIVGMMDKRGEIFGFSQDNYLMIPFDVGRALQGQNRRLMFELRFTVADIADIEQAKEKVSRAVRAAHKIKPGKPDDFEVESADQLAKQFSQITGMATLVLGGIVGISLLVGGIGIMTVMLVSVTERTREIGILKAIGATRRDILVQFLLEAGMLSLLGGVVGIVIGVALGHGIAALIPNFPPASVPIFVAIGAALFCALVGVLFGIMPASKAANLDPIEALRYE